A window of the Nitrosopumilus ureiphilus genome harbors these coding sequences:
- a CDS encoding DNA-directed DNA polymerase II small subunit, which yields MKKELSFALNYALNKGFQIHPDAFKILENVDVKKLERIIKEIVREKTRQKLFQISQDDLETYLGIKEDLTLQNEIKVISEPTSKITSGEGVKGYNALFSSRFNKLKRIISDRPESRMLKSAASVKTAKSDDDIYVCGLVTTRNTERNVTKLILEDPSGSFEGIIFDNELQKTANTLLMDQFVMARISLGKNSGYIIKDLILPDIPDQAKNKSESEAYAVFLSDLHIGSKYFMEEEFSEFVSWLSSPDPVARKIRFVLIGGDVVDGVGIYPNQDKELVCQTIQEQLKKAEDLIDKIPKNVKIIIMPGNHDPGRRALPQPAIPKKYNSGLWERENVVMVGNPALVSLNGVKIMMFHGQSIDDIVKTTPGLSYDKPTNVMRHLLRARHLSPIYGSQTPIAPEMEDLLVIEDIPDIFHVGHVHRAELDMYKGILLVNSGSWQKQTPFQASVGMTPNPGIVIMVNLKTFQVFHENYSSNSNNVLQS from the coding sequence ATGAAAAAGGAATTATCCTTTGCATTAAACTATGCATTAAACAAAGGATTCCAGATTCATCCAGATGCTTTTAAAATCTTAGAAAATGTAGATGTTAAAAAATTAGAGAGAATAATTAAAGAAATAGTAAGAGAGAAAACTAGACAGAAATTATTTCAGATTAGTCAGGATGACTTGGAGACATATCTAGGAATCAAAGAGGATCTAACATTACAAAATGAAATCAAGGTAATATCTGAGCCTACAAGCAAAATAACATCAGGAGAGGGGGTAAAAGGTTACAATGCTTTGTTTTCTAGTCGTTTTAACAAACTTAAACGAATAATTTCAGATAGGCCAGAATCAAGAATGCTCAAATCTGCAGCTTCTGTAAAAACCGCAAAATCTGATGATGATATCTATGTATGTGGTCTTGTTACCACGCGAAATACTGAAAGAAATGTCACTAAATTGATTTTAGAAGACCCGTCAGGCTCTTTTGAGGGTATTATTTTTGACAATGAATTACAAAAGACAGCAAATACTCTTTTGATGGATCAATTTGTCATGGCAAGAATTAGTTTAGGCAAGAATTCTGGATATATTATCAAAGATTTGATTCTGCCAGATATTCCAGATCAGGCTAAAAATAAATCAGAATCTGAAGCGTATGCAGTTTTTCTATCGGATCTTCATATTGGAAGTAAGTACTTTATGGAGGAGGAATTTTCCGAATTTGTTTCTTGGTTATCAAGTCCCGATCCTGTTGCAAGAAAAATTCGTTTTGTCTTAATAGGTGGTGATGTGGTGGACGGAGTTGGAATTTACCCAAATCAGGATAAAGAGTTAGTTTGTCAGACTATTCAAGAGCAATTAAAAAAAGCAGAAGATTTGATTGATAAAATTCCAAAAAATGTGAAAATTATCATAATGCCAGGCAATCACGATCCTGGAAGACGAGCACTTCCCCAACCAGCCATTCCAAAAAAATACAATTCAGGTTTGTGGGAAAGAGAAAATGTAGTGATGGTTGGAAATCCAGCCTTGGTATCATTGAATGGTGTTAAAATTATGATGTTTCATGGCCAAAGTATTGATGATATTGTAAAGACTACTCCAGGTCTAAGTTATGATAAACCAACCAATGTAATGAGACACCTTCTAAGAGCAAGGCATCTTAGTCCTATTTACGGTAGTCAAACACCAATAGCACCTGAAATGGAAGATCTTTTAGTAATTGAAGACATTCCAGATATTTTTCATGTAGGTCATGTTCATAGGGCAGAATTAGATATGTACAAAGGAATTTTGTTAGTTAATTCTGGCTCGTGGCAAAAACAGACACCATTTCAGGCAAGTGTTGGTATGACTCCAAATCCAGGTATTGTTATAATGGTAAATCTAAAAACTTTTCAAGTCTTTCATGAAAATTATAGTTCAAATTCAAACAATGTCTTGCAAAGTTAA
- a CDS encoding stage II sporulation protein M, with amino-acid sequence MNKIRIITFFIFLIIFAIAYQIGSISTVSDEEAKIFMSEFEELVLDIDAFGIFVHNTTIALPMFIPGFGVAWGIFSAWSTGFAFAAISTTTPILADVPPLAVIFLSPFGLMELVAYSLGISRSFILIRAITKKINLTSYIKPTAIEIGIVIALLLAGGFLEFYMLELVQQEGFEMPGF; translated from the coding sequence ATGAATAAAATTCGAATTATTACATTTTTTATATTTCTAATAATTTTTGCTATTGCTTATCAGATTGGCTCGATTTCAACTGTAAGTGATGAAGAAGCTAAAATATTCATGTCTGAATTTGAGGAATTAGTGTTAGATATTGACGCATTTGGAATCTTTGTACATAACACTACTATTGCATTACCGATGTTTATTCCTGGATTTGGAGTGGCATGGGGAATTTTCTCTGCTTGGTCCACCGGATTTGCTTTTGCAGCAATTTCTACCACTACTCCAATTCTAGCAGATGTTCCTCCACTTGCAGTTATTTTCTTATCTCCATTTGGATTGATGGAGCTTGTAGCATATTCATTAGGGATTTCTAGAAGTTTTATTTTGATTAGAGCAATTACTAAAAAGATTAATCTAACATCATATATCAAACCAACAGCAATAGAAATTGGAATTGTTATAGCACTTCTTCTAGCAGGAGGATTTCTTGAATTTTACATGTTAGAATTAGTTCAACAAGAAGGTTTTGAGATGCCTGGGTTCTAA
- a CDS encoding cupredoxin domain-containing protein — MKTVVFLLALLVISSGYFINESFAEISENQAFLLEGSGFAVTEESIRVSEIDLGLSSQKQSGSTINFVTEDGFVTLDNEEFVISKLNGKFLRQGQYIRINGNIESSNGFDTTISFFGRLVEESKDASVYGFTGRITTPDDSYKVLYTTKLSTLSKIDKVATETKKSDQNTIHILKGSSSQTVTKYFSKDRISLEPGTTITFVNDDIVSHKIVSGAGLGTHSSVLSGKVVICEQQDTKVKAGSSYIQSNCDFTLDGRINSNEIKPGESISIKFTETGFYRLLDTNYPWMRIDGYVFPSSTNLVLGTTTNQQGN; from the coding sequence ATGAAAACAGTTGTATTTCTATTAGCACTGCTTGTTATTTCATCAGGATATTTCATCAATGAATCATTTGCTGAAATTTCTGAAAACCAAGCATTTCTTTTAGAAGGATCTGGATTTGCTGTAACTGAAGAATCAATTAGAGTATCTGAAATTGATCTAGGACTCTCTTCTCAAAAACAAAGTGGAAGTACAATTAATTTTGTAACAGAAGATGGATTTGTCACATTAGATAATGAAGAATTTGTAATCTCTAAATTAAATGGAAAATTTTTGCGTCAAGGTCAATATATTAGAATTAATGGAAATATAGAAAGTTCAAACGGATTTGATACTACAATTAGCTTTTTTGGAAGACTAGTTGAAGAAAGCAAAGATGCATCAGTTTATGGATTTACTGGAAGGATTACTACCCCTGATGATAGTTATAAAGTACTTTACACTACAAAATTATCTACACTTTCAAAAATCGATAAAGTTGCTACAGAAACCAAAAAATCAGATCAGAACACAATTCATATTCTTAAAGGATCATCATCACAAACAGTAACAAAATACTTCTCAAAAGATAGAATTTCACTAGAACCAGGTACTACAATTACGTTTGTAAATGATGACATAGTTTCTCATAAAATAGTTAGTGGTGCTGGACTTGGAACTCATAGCAGTGTTCTTTCAGGCAAAGTAGTAATCTGTGAACAACAAGATACAAAAGTAAAAGCTGGTTCAAGCTACATTCAATCAAATTGTGACTTTACATTAGATGGTCGAATTAATTCAAATGAAATTAAACCTGGAGAATCAATATCAATCAAATTTACCGAAACTGGATTTTACAGACTATTAGATACTAATTATCCTTGGATGAGGATTGATGGATATGTATTTCCTAGTTCTACTAATTTAGTTTTAGGTACAACTACTAATCAACAAGGAAATTAA